In the Loxodonta africana isolate mLoxAfr1 chromosome 1, mLoxAfr1.hap2, whole genome shotgun sequence genome, one interval contains:
- the SLC17A2 gene encoding sodium-dependent phosphate transport protein 3 isoform X1, translating to MGLSQYVHCVLLCCSLGPGFCSLRYGLAVIMHFSNFTMITQRVSLSIAIIAMVNSTEEHNMSNVSTEGPLTDAFNNPSRSIKEFNTGASVYEWSPETQGIIFSSINYGIILTLIPSGYLAGIFGAKHILGTGLLISSLLTLFTPLAANFGVILVIVIRTIQGMAQGMAWTGQFTIWAKWAPPLERSKLTTIAGSGVAFGSFIILCVGGLICQALGWPFIFYIFGSIGCVCCFLWFVVIYDDPMHHPCISVREKEHIVSSLAQQPSSPRRSVPIKAMVRCLPLWAIFMGFFSHFWLCTIIITYLPTYINSVLHVNIRDSGVLSSLPFIAASSCTILGGQLADFLLSRSLLRLITVRKLFSSLGLLLPSLCAVTLPFVTSSYMTTIVLLILIPGTSNLCDSGFIINTLDIAPRYSSFLMGISRGFGLIAGIISSTATGFLISQNSESGWRNVFFLSAAVNMFGLVFYLKFGQAKIQDWAKEENLTRL from the exons ATGGGTCTCAGTCAATATGTTCATTGTGTATTGCTGTGTTGTTCTCTAGGTCCAGGTTTCTGTTCATTACGCTATGGGCTGGCTGTCATCATGCACTTCTCAAACTTCACCATGATAACCCAGCGTGTGAGTCTGAGCATTGCAATTATTGCCATGGTGAACAGCACTGAGGAGCACAATATGTCTAATGTCTCCACAGAGGGACCCCTTACAGATGCCTTCAATAACCCCAGCAGATCCATCAAGGAATTTAATACAGGG gCCTCTGTGTATGAATGGAGTCCAGAAACTCAGGGCATCATCTTTAGCTCCATCAACTATGGAATAATATTGACTCTGATCCCAAGTGGATATTTAGCAGGAATATTTGGAGCAAAACATATTCTTGGTACTGGTTTACTGATCTCTTCTCTTCTCACCCTCTTCACACCATTGGCAGCCAACTTTGGGGTGATTTTGGTCATTGTGATTCGGACAATCCAGGGCATGGCCCAG GGAATGGCATGGACAGGTCAGTTTACAATTTGGGCAAAATGGGCTCCCCCACTGGAACGAAGCAAGCTCACTACCATTGCGGGATCAG GGGTAGCATTTGGCTCCTTCATCATCCTCTGTGTGGGGGGACTTATTTGCCAGGCCTTGGGTTGGCCTTTTATCTTCTATATCTTTG GTAGCATTGGCTGTGTCTGCTGCTTCCTGTGGTTCGTGGTGatttatgatgaccccatgcatcACCCATGCATTAGTGTCAGGGAAAAAGAACACATCGTGTCCTCACTGGCTCAACAG CCCAGTTCTCCTAGACGATCTGTCCCGATAAAGGCTATGGTCAGATGCCTACCACTTTGGGCCATTTTCATGGGTTTTTTCAGCCATTTCTGGTTATGCACCATAATCATAACATACCTACCTACGTACATCAATTCTGTGCTCCATGTTAACATTCGAGAT AGTGGGGTTCTGTCCTCCCTACCTTTTATTGCTGCCTCAAGCTGTACGATTCTAGGAGGTCAGTTGGCAGATTTTCTTCTGTCCAGGAGTCTTCTCAGACTAATCACCGTACGAAAACTCTTTTCGTCCCTAG ggctccttcttccatCACTCTGCGCTGTGACATTGCCCTTTGTGACTTCCAGTTACATGACAACCATTGTTTTGCTGATACTTATTCCTGGGACCAGCAACTTGTGTGACTCGGGTTTTATCATCAACACCTTAGATATCGCGCCCAG ATATTCAAGTTTCCTTATGGGCATCTCAAGGGGATTTGGGCTCATCGCAGGAATCATCTCTTCCACTGCCACTGGATTCCTTATTAGTCAG aaTTCTGAGTCTGGATGGAGGAATGTGTTTTTCCTGTCGGCTGCTGTCAACATGTTTGGTCTGGTCTTTTACCTCAAGTTTGGACAAGCAAAAATCCAGGACTGGGCCAAAGAGGAGAACCTCACTCGCCTCTGA
- the SLC17A2 gene encoding sodium-dependent phosphate transport protein 3 isoform X2, with protein sequence MGLSQYVHCVLLCCSLGPGFCSLRYGLAVIMHFSNFTMITQRVSLSIAIIAMVNSTEEHNMSNVSTEGPLTDAFNNPSRSIKEFNTGASVYEWSPETQGIIFSSINYGIILTLIPSGYLAGIFGAKHILGTGLLISSLLTLFTPLAANFGVILVIVIRTIQGMAQGMAWTGQFTIWAKWAPPLERSKLTTIAGSGVAFGSFIILCVGGLICQALGWPFIFYIFGSIGCVCCFLWFVVIYDDPMHHPCISVREKEHIVSSLAQQPSSPRRSVPIKAMVRCLPLWAIFMGFFSHFWLCTIIITYLPTYINSVLHVNIRDSGVLSSLPFIAASSCTILGGQLADFLLSRSLLRLITVRKLFSSLDIQVSLWASQGDLGSSQESSLPLPLDSLLVRILSLDGGMCFSCRLLSTCLVWSFTSSLDKQKSRTGPKRRTSLASEDITL encoded by the exons ATGGGTCTCAGTCAATATGTTCATTGTGTATTGCTGTGTTGTTCTCTAGGTCCAGGTTTCTGTTCATTACGCTATGGGCTGGCTGTCATCATGCACTTCTCAAACTTCACCATGATAACCCAGCGTGTGAGTCTGAGCATTGCAATTATTGCCATGGTGAACAGCACTGAGGAGCACAATATGTCTAATGTCTCCACAGAGGGACCCCTTACAGATGCCTTCAATAACCCCAGCAGATCCATCAAGGAATTTAATACAGGG gCCTCTGTGTATGAATGGAGTCCAGAAACTCAGGGCATCATCTTTAGCTCCATCAACTATGGAATAATATTGACTCTGATCCCAAGTGGATATTTAGCAGGAATATTTGGAGCAAAACATATTCTTGGTACTGGTTTACTGATCTCTTCTCTTCTCACCCTCTTCACACCATTGGCAGCCAACTTTGGGGTGATTTTGGTCATTGTGATTCGGACAATCCAGGGCATGGCCCAG GGAATGGCATGGACAGGTCAGTTTACAATTTGGGCAAAATGGGCTCCCCCACTGGAACGAAGCAAGCTCACTACCATTGCGGGATCAG GGGTAGCATTTGGCTCCTTCATCATCCTCTGTGTGGGGGGACTTATTTGCCAGGCCTTGGGTTGGCCTTTTATCTTCTATATCTTTG GTAGCATTGGCTGTGTCTGCTGCTTCCTGTGGTTCGTGGTGatttatgatgaccccatgcatcACCCATGCATTAGTGTCAGGGAAAAAGAACACATCGTGTCCTCACTGGCTCAACAG CCCAGTTCTCCTAGACGATCTGTCCCGATAAAGGCTATGGTCAGATGCCTACCACTTTGGGCCATTTTCATGGGTTTTTTCAGCCATTTCTGGTTATGCACCATAATCATAACATACCTACCTACGTACATCAATTCTGTGCTCCATGTTAACATTCGAGAT AGTGGGGTTCTGTCCTCCCTACCTTTTATTGCTGCCTCAAGCTGTACGATTCTAGGAGGTCAGTTGGCAGATTTTCTTCTGTCCAGGAGTCTTCTCAGACTAATCACCGTACGAAAACTCTTTTCGTCCCTAG ATATTCAAGTTTCCTTATGGGCATCTCAAGGGGATTTGGGCTCATCGCAGGAATCATCTCTTCCACTGCCACTGGATTCCTTATTAGTCAG aaTTCTGAGTCTGGATGGAGGAATGTGTTTTTCCTGTCGGCTGCTGTCAACATGTTTGGTCTGGTCTTTTACCTCAAGTTTGGACAAGCAAAAATCCAGGACTGGGCCAAAGAGGAGAACCTCACTCGCCTCTGAGGATATCACATTATAA